One window from the genome of Salmo salar chromosome ssa25, Ssal_v3.1, whole genome shotgun sequence encodes:
- the LOC106586168 gene encoding nuclear receptor subfamily 4 group A member 2 isoform X1 — protein sequence MLYAWIDNHVSGVKEAMPCVQAQYGSSPQGASPASQSYSYHTAGEYSCDFLTPEFVKFSMDLTNTEITATTSLPSFSTFIDNYSTSYDVKPPCLYQMPHSGEQSSIKVEDVQMHSYHQQSHLPPQSEEMMAHSGSIYFKPSSPHAPTTPNFQVQPNHMWEDPGSLHSFHQNYVAATSHMIDQRKNPVSRLSLFSFKQSPPGTPVSSCQMRFDGPLHVSMNHDNPGAHRGLDSQSFAVPSALRKQAGLAFPHSLQLGHGHQLMDSQVHSPPSRGSPSNEGLCAVCGDNAACQHYGVRTCEGCKGFFKRTVQKNAKYVCLANKNCPVDKRRRNRCQYCRFQKCMVVGMVKEVVRTANLKGRRGRLPSKPKSPQDASPPSPPVSLISALVRSHVDSNPSMSGLDYSRFQANPDYQMSGDDTQHIQQFYDLLTGSMEIIRGWAEKIPGFSELPKQDQDLLFESAFLELFVLRLAYRSNPVEGKLIFCNGVVLHRLQCVRGFGEWIDSIVEFSSNLQSMNIDISAFSCIAALAMVTERHGLKEPKRVEELQNKIVNCLKDQVTFNGGGLNRPNYLSKLLGKLPELRTLCTQGLQRIFYLKLEDLVPPPAIIDKLFLDTLPF from the exons ATGCTTTATGCATGGATTGACAACCACGTTTCTGGTGTGAAAGAAG CCATGCCCTGCGTTCAAGCTCAGTATGGGTCATCACCGCAAGGAGCCAGCCCCGCTTCTCAGAGCTACAGCTACCACACCGCTGGAGAATACAGCTGCGACTTCTTAACACCTGAGTTTGTTAAGTTTAGTATGGACCTGACCAACACTGAGATCACAGCTACTACTTCTCTCCCTAGTTTCAGCACGTTCATTGACAACTATAGCACCAGTTACGACGTTAAACCGCCCTGTCTTTATCAAATGCCGCATTCTGGAGAGCAGTCCTCCATCAAAGTCGAGGACGTCCAGATGCACAGCTATCATCAGCAGAGCCATTTGCCACCTCAGTCGGAAGAGATGATGGCCCACTCCGGGTCAATTTACTTCAAACCCTCCTCACCTCACGCCCCAACCACACCAAACTTCCAGGTTCAGCCCAATCACATGTGGGAGGACCCTGGGTCCCTCCACAGTTTCCACCAGAACTATGTTGCTGCGACCTCTCATATGATAGACCAGCGCAAAAACCCGGTGTCAAGGCTATCACTATTCTCCTTTAAACAGTCCCCTCCTGGTACCCCTGTGTCGAGTTGCCAGATGCGATTCGATGGTCCTCTGCACGTCTCCATGAACCACGACAACCCAGGGGCACACCGAGGCTTAGACAGCCAGAGTTTCGCGGTACCCAGTGCTCTAAGGAAACAGGCTGGCTTAGCCTTCCCTCACTCCCTTCAGCTCGGCCATGGACACCAGTTGATGGACAGCCAAGTTCATTCGCCCCCGTCCCGCGGATCACCGTCAAACGAGGGTCTGTGCGCAGTGTGTGGGGACAACGCTGCTTGCCAGCATTATGGAGTGAGAACCTGCGAGGGTTGCAAAGGATTTTTTAAG CGCACTGTTCAGAAAAATGCTAAATACGTGTGTTTAGCGAACAAAAATTGTCCTGTCGATAAACGCCGAAGAAACCGTTGCCAATACTGCCGTTTCCAGAAGTGCATGGTTGTCGGAATGGTCAAAGAGG TTGTCCGGACTGCTAATCTAAAGGGTCGAAGAGGCCGTCTTCCCTCCAAACCTAAAAGTCCCCAAGACGCCTCACCACCCTCGCCGCCTGTCAGTCTCATAAGTGCCCTTGTTAGGTCCCATGTCGATTCCAACCCGTCCATGTCTGGCTTGGACTATTCAAGA TTTCAGGCTAACCCTGACTACCAAATGAGTGGAGACGACACCCAGCACATTCAGCAGTTCTATGATCTCCTGACGGGTTCCATGGAGATTATCCGAGGTTGGGCGGAGAAGATCCCTGGGTTTTCTGAACTTCCGAAGCAGGATCAAGATCTCCTCTTCGAATCAGCCTTTCTGGAACTTTTTGTTCTGCGGCTGGCATACAG GTCCAACCCAGTGGAAGGCAAACTCATTTTTTGCAACGGGGTGGTCTTGCACAGGCTGCAGTGCGTCCGAGGGTTTGGGGAATGGATAGACTCGATTGTGGAGTTTTCCTCTAACCTGCAGAGCATGAACATCGACATATCAGCGTTCTCCTGCATCGCCGCTCTTGCTATGGTAACAG AGAGGCATGGGCTTAAGGAACCCAAGAGGGTTGAAGAACTTCAAAACAAGATAGTGAACTGCCTCAAAGACCAAGTGACATTCAATGGCGGAGGCTTGAATCGTCCGAACTACTTGTCAAAACTTTTGGGAAAGCTCCCTGAACTTCGCACGCTCTGTACACAAGGTCTGCAGCGTATCTTCTACTTAAAACTCGAAGACTTGGTTCCTCCGCCAGCAATAATTGACAAACTTTTCCTCGACACTCTACCTTTTTAA
- the LOC106586168 gene encoding nuclear receptor subfamily 4 group A member 2 isoform X2 has protein sequence MPCVQAQYGSSPQGASPASQSYSYHTAGEYSCDFLTPEFVKFSMDLTNTEITATTSLPSFSTFIDNYSTSYDVKPPCLYQMPHSGEQSSIKVEDVQMHSYHQQSHLPPQSEEMMAHSGSIYFKPSSPHAPTTPNFQVQPNHMWEDPGSLHSFHQNYVAATSHMIDQRKNPVSRLSLFSFKQSPPGTPVSSCQMRFDGPLHVSMNHDNPGAHRGLDSQSFAVPSALRKQAGLAFPHSLQLGHGHQLMDSQVHSPPSRGSPSNEGLCAVCGDNAACQHYGVRTCEGCKGFFKRTVQKNAKYVCLANKNCPVDKRRRNRCQYCRFQKCMVVGMVKEVVRTANLKGRRGRLPSKPKSPQDASPPSPPVSLISALVRSHVDSNPSMSGLDYSRFQANPDYQMSGDDTQHIQQFYDLLTGSMEIIRGWAEKIPGFSELPKQDQDLLFESAFLELFVLRLAYRSNPVEGKLIFCNGVVLHRLQCVRGFGEWIDSIVEFSSNLQSMNIDISAFSCIAALAMVTERHGLKEPKRVEELQNKIVNCLKDQVTFNGGGLNRPNYLSKLLGKLPELRTLCTQGLQRIFYLKLEDLVPPPAIIDKLFLDTLPF, from the exons ATGCCCTGCGTTCAAGCTCAGTATGGGTCATCACCGCAAGGAGCCAGCCCCGCTTCTCAGAGCTACAGCTACCACACCGCTGGAGAATACAGCTGCGACTTCTTAACACCTGAGTTTGTTAAGTTTAGTATGGACCTGACCAACACTGAGATCACAGCTACTACTTCTCTCCCTAGTTTCAGCACGTTCATTGACAACTATAGCACCAGTTACGACGTTAAACCGCCCTGTCTTTATCAAATGCCGCATTCTGGAGAGCAGTCCTCCATCAAAGTCGAGGACGTCCAGATGCACAGCTATCATCAGCAGAGCCATTTGCCACCTCAGTCGGAAGAGATGATGGCCCACTCCGGGTCAATTTACTTCAAACCCTCCTCACCTCACGCCCCAACCACACCAAACTTCCAGGTTCAGCCCAATCACATGTGGGAGGACCCTGGGTCCCTCCACAGTTTCCACCAGAACTATGTTGCTGCGACCTCTCATATGATAGACCAGCGCAAAAACCCGGTGTCAAGGCTATCACTATTCTCCTTTAAACAGTCCCCTCCTGGTACCCCTGTGTCGAGTTGCCAGATGCGATTCGATGGTCCTCTGCACGTCTCCATGAACCACGACAACCCAGGGGCACACCGAGGCTTAGACAGCCAGAGTTTCGCGGTACCCAGTGCTCTAAGGAAACAGGCTGGCTTAGCCTTCCCTCACTCCCTTCAGCTCGGCCATGGACACCAGTTGATGGACAGCCAAGTTCATTCGCCCCCGTCCCGCGGATCACCGTCAAACGAGGGTCTGTGCGCAGTGTGTGGGGACAACGCTGCTTGCCAGCATTATGGAGTGAGAACCTGCGAGGGTTGCAAAGGATTTTTTAAG CGCACTGTTCAGAAAAATGCTAAATACGTGTGTTTAGCGAACAAAAATTGTCCTGTCGATAAACGCCGAAGAAACCGTTGCCAATACTGCCGTTTCCAGAAGTGCATGGTTGTCGGAATGGTCAAAGAGG TTGTCCGGACTGCTAATCTAAAGGGTCGAAGAGGCCGTCTTCCCTCCAAACCTAAAAGTCCCCAAGACGCCTCACCACCCTCGCCGCCTGTCAGTCTCATAAGTGCCCTTGTTAGGTCCCATGTCGATTCCAACCCGTCCATGTCTGGCTTGGACTATTCAAGA TTTCAGGCTAACCCTGACTACCAAATGAGTGGAGACGACACCCAGCACATTCAGCAGTTCTATGATCTCCTGACGGGTTCCATGGAGATTATCCGAGGTTGGGCGGAGAAGATCCCTGGGTTTTCTGAACTTCCGAAGCAGGATCAAGATCTCCTCTTCGAATCAGCCTTTCTGGAACTTTTTGTTCTGCGGCTGGCATACAG GTCCAACCCAGTGGAAGGCAAACTCATTTTTTGCAACGGGGTGGTCTTGCACAGGCTGCAGTGCGTCCGAGGGTTTGGGGAATGGATAGACTCGATTGTGGAGTTTTCCTCTAACCTGCAGAGCATGAACATCGACATATCAGCGTTCTCCTGCATCGCCGCTCTTGCTATGGTAACAG AGAGGCATGGGCTTAAGGAACCCAAGAGGGTTGAAGAACTTCAAAACAAGATAGTGAACTGCCTCAAAGACCAAGTGACATTCAATGGCGGAGGCTTGAATCGTCCGAACTACTTGTCAAAACTTTTGGGAAAGCTCCCTGAACTTCGCACGCTCTGTACACAAGGTCTGCAGCGTATCTTCTACTTAAAACTCGAAGACTTGGTTCCTCCGCCAGCAATAATTGACAAACTTTTCCTCGACACTCTACCTTTTTAA